Proteins encoded by one window of Ktedonobacterales bacterium:
- a CDS encoding nucleoside triphosphate pyrophosphohydrolase: MRIVYDKLVRDRIPDIIRRDGSACEVATMAEGAYRQALREKLVEEASEAAEADPGHLVVELADLYEVMDTLMASYGVSSEDVRAEQERRRSARGGFAQRLRLLWTESDAQE, translated from the coding sequence GTGCGTATCGTGTATGATAAACTCGTCCGAGATCGTATCCCTGACATTATTCGCCGCGATGGCTCCGCATGCGAAGTGGCGACGATGGCAGAGGGAGCGTATCGCCAGGCGCTGCGGGAAAAGCTGGTGGAAGAGGCCAGCGAAGCAGCCGAAGCTGATCCCGGCCATTTGGTCGTCGAGTTGGCGGACTTGTATGAAGTGATGGACACGCTGATGGCAAGCTATGGTGTTTCCTCTGAGGATGTGCGCGCCGAGCAGGAGCGACGACGCTCGGCGCGTGGTGGGTTTGCTCAACGCCTGCGCCTGCTGTGGACGGAGAGCGATGCTCAAGAGTGA
- the rnc gene encoding ribonuclease III, with amino-acid sequence MDPSNLSELEERLGITIRDKRLLERAFTHHSSCPETANVDAYDPLEFLGDAVLGAYVVEYIYRTSPGASEGEMTALKSEAVSRRTLAEVGRRLNLIEYARVDVRNLRTFNERSKESLSADLLEALVGAIHLDQGREASRAFVEREILPVVEQVRGHLHENNPKGRLQQAMLRSQGTLPRYHLLRQHGSSNDRIYTVGVYVSDRLLATGTASSIKEAGRLAAREALRITAESDLVASEPDLAPEAGDAAPLSEDT; translated from the coding sequence ATGGACCCATCTAACCTGTCTGAGCTTGAAGAGCGGTTAGGTATCACCATCAGGGATAAACGGCTGCTGGAGCGCGCCTTTACTCACCATTCATCTTGCCCGGAGACGGCCAACGTGGACGCTTATGATCCCCTGGAGTTCCTGGGCGATGCGGTGCTGGGGGCGTATGTGGTCGAATATATCTATCGCACGTCACCAGGGGCCAGCGAAGGCGAAATGACGGCGCTCAAGTCCGAGGCGGTCAGCCGCAGAACGCTCGCCGAGGTAGGCCGACGGCTGAACCTGATCGAGTATGCGCGGGTTGATGTGCGCAATCTGCGCACCTTCAATGAGCGATCCAAAGAATCGCTTTCGGCTGATCTGCTGGAGGCGCTGGTGGGCGCTATACATCTGGACCAGGGGCGCGAAGCTTCGCGGGCCTTTGTGGAGCGCGAGATTTTGCCGGTGGTCGAGCAGGTCAGGGGCCATCTGCATGAAAATAACCCCAAGGGGCGGCTCCAGCAAGCGATGCTGCGCAGCCAGGGAACCCTGCCGCGTTACCATTTGCTCAGGCAGCATGGCAGCAGCAATGACCGCATCTATACGGTGGGCGTGTATGTAAGTGATCGCCTGCTCGCAACGGGTACGGCCTCCAGCATCAAAGAAGCGGGCAGGCTGGCTGCCCGCGAGGCGCTGCGTATCACGGCAGAAAGCGATCTGGTGGCGTCGGAACCTGATCTTGCCCCGGAAGCGGGTGATGCTGCTCCTCTTTCCGAGGACACCTGA
- a CDS encoding endonuclease/exonuclease/phosphatase family protein: protein MQFRFATWNLNSFRPLAGRIDLIRAVECDLLALQEVTEDSYCRLMDAGLFAWSTFSLSLRPPQAGEGPGRRLGCALFGKSSFRLVAPALLKEAPFPERTLAAHLESAAGPLTACSFHAPPGVNWGELKPQTFRAIAAWLARQEQALIFGMDANTPEVDHPDIDQNRWWYKDEAILLGSQAPHRLKDALRVYLHTHAEEMEQILTVRPEGPLAISYTRGKGKQLTPCRYDLISITPDIEVENIRYLYSEALRAGSDHALVVAGLRIG, encoded by the coding sequence ATGCAGTTTCGTTTTGCGACGTGGAACCTCAATAGCTTCCGGCCCCTGGCAGGGCGTATCGATTTGATACGGGCGGTTGAGTGCGATTTGCTGGCGCTTCAGGAAGTGACGGAGGATTCCTACTGCCGCCTGATGGACGCCGGGCTATTTGCCTGGTCCACATTTTCGCTTTCTTTGCGGCCACCGCAGGCAGGGGAAGGGCCAGGGCGCAGGCTTGGGTGCGCCCTGTTTGGCAAGTCGTCGTTTCGCCTGGTGGCGCCTGCCTTACTCAAAGAGGCTCCTTTCCCTGAAAGAACACTGGCTGCCCATCTGGAGAGTGCGGCAGGCCCACTCACAGCTTGCAGCTTCCATGCCCCGCCCGGAGTGAATTGGGGCGAACTCAAACCCCAGACATTCAGAGCGATTGCTGCCTGGCTGGCGAGACAGGAGCAAGCGCTGATCTTTGGGATGGATGCGAACACGCCCGAAGTAGATCACCCGGACATTGATCAGAATCGCTGGTGGTATAAGGATGAAGCGATTTTGCTCGGCTCGCAGGCTCCACACCGATTGAAGGATGCGCTGCGTGTCTACCTGCACACTCACGCTGAGGAGATGGAGCAAATCTTGACGGTGCGACCAGAGGGGCCGCTGGCGATCTCATATACTAGAGGGAAAGGAAAGCAATTGACCCCTTGCAGATATGATCTCATCTCTATCACTCCAGATATTGAGGTTGAGAATATTCGGTATCTCTATAGCGAAGCGCTGCGCGCGGGAAGCGATCACGCTCTGGTCGTTGCTGGGCTGCGCATTGGATAA
- a CDS encoding flippase activity-associated protein Agl23: MDKETTTGREREAINEPPEEPTELEAAAAEEPAQASLPRQNGRRRNGYQQQPGATEWTEEGIVAVESQPIQEKQRAPFVAEPGESLDQIRQAAPWVTLALFAVFPNYLTLGVLVVALALNGGRLLQIIRSMTIEHWGYVGLTLLAGGLRFWDLGLKPLHHDESMHAYFSMNLFLNPSTYRYLPVLHGPFQFHAIAYVYYVASHLGTPDNGVTDVTARFAAATLGTLMIPTCYFLRNRIGKAGALMAAFLLTISPIFVYYSRFTREDIYFAFFTFVTVVAFFKYCEQQRLRWLLIGLGAFTAAYCTKEAAFFNIAMFGAVLGGFIAWELGSRFVYPAARLREAADDATNAEESDDAARDETQQVRPRPRLRLPFGLNTHAGAPAVLLYLGIAGIAAKIVLNWVQSTSAWIAATDKSSDPRVADIAANRFKQATATAQQLEDTLVNLLLLALVLIAVIVLVVVVWQLFTDPYQSPPADQLERRGLTRWVDPIRQPLLNGLVRVPWSHWFFGLLVVFGIFAGLFWIVPSADPRLCDGSAPISQGAICSWTQGFHQGIGDGLVQGIFYWITQQQAARGGQPWYYYLILIPFYEQLIVIFGLGGLIRCLTRPTRFRLFVVIWFVGGLFLYSWAGEKMPWLSLHILLPLLLLAAIALEWALVKALEMLDEIAQNRFAGRPAFTGQVLGRAARPLFTLAVAFLLLIPMLHSMLFVTYVDPGDAPHEMLSYVQTTTDVTDVMAKIDALDQQLYQGQHLLRIGVDDANIWPFSWYLRDYDHNTVWYYYDGKVVNPDTLDVLLVAPGTEGAYTQPDAAHPQGLFQAKQYRLRSWWDEGYKPLPCVPTTTKPCDPTTLYGGVGAGTWLSYGDPAPCATITLQNPQVVQQLAQTGVVYCMTAPTASGDSQPQQQVSACTKSSQSSTGVDCKPVLSFDAGKAFGNFWDWLWTRKAIGPTDGSTDFMFLVRSGLPMKP, encoded by the coding sequence GTGGATAAAGAGACTACAACCGGGCGAGAGCGAGAAGCCATCAATGAGCCGCCGGAAGAACCGACGGAGCTAGAGGCTGCGGCAGCGGAGGAGCCTGCCCAGGCTTCCTTGCCCCGACAGAATGGGCGCAGGCGGAATGGGTATCAGCAGCAACCTGGAGCGACAGAATGGACAGAGGAAGGCATAGTAGCTGTTGAGAGCCAGCCCATTCAGGAGAAGCAGCGCGCTCCCTTTGTGGCAGAGCCGGGCGAGTCGCTGGATCAGATCAGGCAGGCTGCCCCCTGGGTCACGCTGGCGCTCTTTGCCGTTTTCCCCAACTATTTGACGCTGGGGGTGCTGGTGGTTGCGCTGGCCTTGAATGGCGGGCGGCTCTTGCAGATTATCCGCTCGATGACTATCGAACACTGGGGCTATGTTGGCCTGACGCTGCTCGCGGGCGGGCTGCGCTTTTGGGACTTGGGCTTGAAACCGCTGCACCATGACGAGAGCATGCACGCCTATTTTTCGATGAACCTGTTCCTGAATCCGTCCACTTATCGGTATTTGCCAGTCCTGCATGGCCCCTTTCAGTTTCACGCCATTGCCTATGTGTATTACGTTGCCAGCCATCTCGGCACGCCAGATAACGGCGTCACCGACGTGACCGCCCGCTTCGCTGCGGCAACGCTGGGTACGCTGATGATCCCGACCTGCTATTTCCTGCGCAATCGCATCGGCAAGGCGGGCGCGCTGATGGCAGCCTTTTTGCTGACGATTTCGCCCATCTTCGTCTACTATTCGCGCTTCACCCGCGAAGATATTTACTTTGCTTTCTTTACCTTTGTAACAGTGGTTGCCTTCTTCAAGTACTGCGAACAGCAGCGGCTCCGCTGGCTGCTGATTGGGCTGGGCGCGTTTACCGCCGCGTATTGCACGAAAGAGGCAGCCTTCTTTAATATCGCCATGTTTGGCGCTGTTCTGGGCGGCTTCATCGCCTGGGAGCTTGGCTCGCGCTTTGTTTACCCCGCAGCCCGTCTGCGCGAAGCAGCAGACGATGCGACAAACGCTGAGGAAAGCGACGATGCAGCGAGAGACGAAACGCAGCAGGTCCGGCCCAGGCCGCGTTTGCGCCTGCCCTTTGGATTGAATACGCACGCGGGGGCGCCTGCGGTGCTGCTCTATTTGGGGATAGCGGGCATCGCAGCCAAAATTGTCCTGAACTGGGTGCAGAGTACCAGCGCCTGGATTGCCGCGACGGATAAGAGCAGCGATCCCAGGGTCGCCGATATTGCCGCGAATCGTTTCAAGCAGGCGACGGCCACTGCCCAGCAACTTGAGGATACGCTGGTCAACCTCTTGCTGCTGGCGTTGGTGCTCATTGCTGTCATCGTGCTGGTAGTCGTTGTCTGGCAACTCTTCACGGACCCCTATCAGTCGCCTCCGGCTGATCAACTGGAGCGGCGCGGCCTGACGCGCTGGGTGGACCCCATCCGGCAGCCCCTGCTGAACGGGTTGGTGCGCGTCCCCTGGTCGCACTGGTTCTTTGGTCTGCTGGTCGTCTTTGGCATCTTTGCCGGTCTGTTCTGGATTGTGCCTAGCGCGGACCCTCGCCTGTGCGACGGCTCCGCCCCAATCAGCCAGGGAGCGATCTGTTCCTGGACGCAAGGCTTTCACCAGGGCATCGGCGATGGTCTGGTGCAGGGTATCTTCTACTGGATTACCCAGCAGCAGGCGGCGCGCGGCGGCCAACCCTGGTACTACTACTTAATTTTGATCCCGTTCTACGAGCAATTGATCGTCATCTTTGGCCTGGGCGGTCTGATTCGCTGTCTGACGCGCCCCACGCGCTTCCGGCTGTTTGTGGTCATCTGGTTTGTCGGCGGCCTCTTCCTCTATTCCTGGGCGGGCGAGAAAATGCCCTGGCTCTCGCTGCACATTCTGCTGCCGCTGCTGCTGCTGGCGGCAATTGCGCTGGAGTGGGCGCTGGTCAAGGCGCTGGAGATGCTGGATGAGATAGCGCAGAATCGCTTTGCGGGCCGCCCTGCCTTTACCGGGCAGGTTCTTGGGCGCGCGGCCAGGCCGCTCTTTACGCTGGCGGTAGCATTTCTGCTGCTGATCCCGATGCTGCACAGCATGCTCTTTGTGACCTATGTTGACCCTGGCGACGCGCCGCATGAGATGCTGTCGTATGTGCAGACGACCACCGATGTCACCGATGTGATGGCGAAGATTGACGCGCTCGATCAGCAGCTTTACCAGGGCCAGCATCTGTTGAGGATTGGCGTGGATGACGCTAACATCTGGCCGTTCTCCTGGTATCTGCGCGATTACGATCACAACACCGTCTGGTATTACTACGATGGGAAGGTCGTCAACCCCGACACGCTGGATGTGCTGCTTGTCGCGCCAGGGACCGAAGGCGCGTATACCCAGCCTGACGCGGCGCACCCACAAGGGCTGTTTCAGGCGAAGCAATATCGGCTGCGCTCCTGGTGGGATGAAGGCTATAAGCCGCTGCCATGTGTACCCACCACAACGAAGCCCTGCGACCCGACTACTCTCTATGGCGGCGTCGGCGCTGGAACCTGGCTTTCGTATGGCGATCCCGCGCCCTGTGCGACGATCACCCTGCAAAATCCGCAGGTGGTCCAACAACTGGCGCAAACGGGCGTCGTCTACTGTATGACCGCCCCTACAGCGTCCGGGGACTCCCAGCCGCAGCAGCAGGTTTCCGCCTGTACGAAATCGTCTCAGTCCTCGACAGGGGTTGATTGTAAGCCGGTGTTGTCTTTCGATGCCGGGAAGGCGTTTGGCAACTTCTGGGACTGGCTCTGGACCCGCAAGGCCATCGGCCCGACGGATGGGTCCACCGATTTCATGTTCCTGGTGCGCAGCGGCCTCCCGATGAAACCATGA
- a CDS encoding DUF2298 domain-containing protein has protein sequence MSDAWLWWLFIQMLGLACLPLTFSVFANLPDRGWALSKTLGTLGFCFLVWFPLTLPSVLPGALSALALPYARGTLLVFLLLLLALNGWLLRYRWREIARVARRHTGYILLCEALFAGAFALLIWIRSFIPDIYGTEKFMDEAFVSAIMRSPHLPPNDPWLSGYAINYYYLGHFIVATLAKLLGTSPAVAFNTGIALVFALMAVNLFGVTTNVVALLRVYRQRRAAAGAGAAGRLNLLASAPFGLAAVLLSLVFGNLFGASQWLAQLDAGLSFESGALNLLALLLMAASIYGLAWSLAPLARRGRAPAARGLSLKRMIGAAAFGVATLALLPWCVSRISGMVGWFGVAWPRMSNWLGHAPLWITYNWWNPSRAVQSGPADYQNITEFPAFSFLLADLHAHVLALPFTVLALGVALNLLLARGRGLAAFGATTSRRALALLGAVIIIGGLYAMNGWDLPTYAGLALLCLAAQQWRAHGRRFSTALLQDFFTFAAAGVILGLVLYLPFIRSFSSPSQGIGLIPPTVINAQGQVFPGSLVAADRTSFADFWSVFGLFLTILGGYLLWQLASAFITRWRSATAARRLRLGGGLRSRDDTADNEMAPAAEVSSGAPEPLDVALSLVVWGLLAVVIVVLLLLYVPYSLVLILCLAGIAVCAALAYRRLAQSGLAFTLMLAGTALALVGVCEVAYLRDVFDHGALFRMNTIFKLYYQAWTLFAVSGGALLYELLGSGWRISREQSTLAQRLTEQKRTQRLQGAQVAISSMPVGGVPGVADIHAAPAALTAHLEPEPPEPAQADVGERLVAADPAPEGNERSYSHERSRYLSANSGAQVPAGLNGRANADTLHPTDARARGQEHRPPDRLTPGLRVLGLSGKLVWMVGFLALVLGALVYPVFATDARTGQYHQRVGLDGAQYLETLYPGDAAAIRWINTHIEGDPVIVEASGGEYSDFARVSTFTGLPTVLGWGGHEIQWRVNWLNDPANAADFNQRSADLDTIYTSADEGLVMQLLRRYHAGYLYVGALEKQKYPKADLGRFAQFLPVVYQAAGVSIYKIQ, from the coding sequence ATGAGTGATGCCTGGCTCTGGTGGCTGTTTATCCAGATGCTTGGGCTGGCGTGTTTGCCGCTGACCTTCAGTGTCTTTGCTAACCTGCCTGATCGTGGCTGGGCGCTTTCCAAGACGTTAGGGACGCTGGGCTTCTGCTTTCTGGTCTGGTTTCCGCTGACGCTGCCCTCGGTGCTGCCTGGCGCGCTCAGCGCCCTGGCGCTGCCCTACGCGCGGGGAACGCTGCTGGTGTTTCTGCTGCTGCTGCTGGCGCTGAATGGCTGGCTGCTGCGCTATCGCTGGCGCGAGATCGCGCGCGTGGCGCGCCGCCATACCGGCTATATCCTGCTGTGCGAAGCCCTCTTTGCCGGAGCGTTCGCGCTGCTGATTTGGATTCGTTCGTTCATTCCAGACATCTATGGCACCGAGAAGTTCATGGATGAAGCGTTTGTCTCTGCCATCATGCGCAGCCCGCATCTGCCGCCTAACGACCCCTGGCTCTCTGGCTATGCTATCAATTATTACTACCTGGGACATTTTATCGTTGCCACGCTTGCGAAGCTGCTGGGTACGTCGCCAGCCGTCGCCTTTAATACCGGCATCGCGCTGGTCTTTGCGTTAATGGCCGTCAACCTCTTTGGCGTGACCACCAATGTGGTGGCGCTTTTGCGTGTCTATCGTCAGCGGCGCGCCGCCGCAGGCGCGGGCGCAGCGGGGCGGCTGAACTTGCTGGCGTCCGCGCCGTTTGGCTTGGCGGCTGTGCTGCTCTCACTGGTCTTTGGCAACCTGTTTGGAGCCAGTCAATGGCTGGCCCAGTTGGACGCGGGCCTCTCGTTTGAGAGCGGCGCGCTGAATCTGCTGGCGCTGCTTCTGATGGCAGCCAGCATCTATGGGCTGGCCTGGAGCCTGGCCCCGCTGGCGCGGCGCGGGCGCGCTCCTGCCGCGCGAGGGCTAAGCCTGAAAAGGATGATCGGCGCGGCGGCCTTTGGCGTGGCGACGCTTGCGCTGCTGCCCTGGTGCGTCAGCCGGATTTCAGGGATGGTCGGATGGTTTGGCGTGGCCTGGCCGCGAATGAGCAACTGGCTGGGACACGCGCCGCTCTGGATCACTTATAACTGGTGGAATCCGTCGCGGGCCGTGCAGAGCGGCCCAGCCGATTATCAGAATATCACCGAGTTTCCCGCCTTCAGCTTTCTCCTGGCCGATCTCCACGCGCATGTGCTGGCTTTGCCGTTTACGGTGCTGGCGCTGGGTGTGGCGCTGAACCTCTTGCTGGCGCGTGGGCGTGGATTGGCTGCCTTTGGCGCGACGACGAGCCGCCGCGCGCTGGCCCTGCTGGGCGCTGTGATCATCATTGGCGGCCTCTATGCGATGAATGGCTGGGATTTGCCCACCTATGCCGGGCTGGCCCTGCTGTGCCTGGCGGCGCAGCAGTGGCGCGCGCATGGCCGCCGGTTCAGTACGGCGCTGCTGCAAGATTTCTTCACCTTTGCGGCGGCTGGGGTGATCCTGGGGCTGGTCCTCTATCTGCCCTTCATCCGCTCGTTTAGCTCGCCCTCGCAGGGCATCGGCCTGATCCCGCCAACGGTCATAAATGCGCAGGGTCAGGTCTTCCCTGGTTCGCTGGTCGCCGCTGATCGCACGTCTTTTGCCGATTTCTGGAGCGTCTTTGGCCTCTTCCTCACCATCCTGGGGGGCTACCTGCTCTGGCAGCTTGCCTCGGCCTTCATCACACGATGGCGCAGCGCGACAGCAGCGCGGCGGCTGCGTTTGGGCGGCGGCTTGCGTTCAAGGGATGATACGGCTGACAATGAGATGGCCCCCGCTGCTGAAGTCAGCAGCGGAGCGCCAGAGCCGCTGGATGTTGCGCTTTCATTGGTGGTCTGGGGGCTGCTGGCGGTGGTGATTGTTGTGCTGCTGCTGCTCTATGTACCCTATAGCCTGGTGTTGATCCTATGCCTGGCGGGCATCGCTGTCTGCGCGGCGCTGGCCTATCGGCGGCTGGCTCAGTCCGGGCTGGCGTTCACGCTGATGCTGGCGGGGACGGCGCTGGCGCTGGTGGGCGTCTGCGAAGTGGCTTATCTGCGCGATGTTTTCGATCACGGCGCATTGTTCCGCATGAATACGATCTTCAAGCTCTATTATCAGGCGTGGACGTTATTCGCGGTGAGCGGTGGGGCGCTGCTCTATGAACTGCTTGGGAGCGGCTGGCGCATTTCCAGGGAACAATCAACCCTGGCGCAGCGTCTCACAGAGCAGAAACGAACGCAGCGCCTGCAAGGCGCGCAGGTTGCGATAAGCAGCATGCCCGTCGGTGGAGTGCCTGGCGTCGCAGACATCCATGCCGCTCCAGCGGCGCTGACGGCCCACCTGGAGCCTGAGCCGCCGGAACCTGCTCAGGCGGACGTTGGCGAACGTCTTGTCGCAGCCGACCCTGCGCCGGAAGGCAACGAGCGTTCTTATAGTCATGAGCGCAGCCGGTACTTGAGCGCCAACAGCGGCGCTCAAGTACCGGCTGGCCTGAATGGGCGCGCAAACGCGGATACCCTGCATCCGACAGATGCTCGCGCCAGAGGCCAGGAACATAGACCGCCTGATCGGCTGACTCCAGGTTTGCGTGTCCTGGGATTGAGTGGTAAGCTGGTGTGGATGGTTGGGTTCCTGGCGCTGGTCCTGGGCGCGCTGGTCTATCCGGTCTTTGCGACGGACGCGCGCACCGGGCAGTATCACCAGCGGGTGGGACTTGACGGCGCGCAGTATCTGGAGACGCTTTACCCTGGAGATGCCGCCGCCATTCGCTGGATCAATACGCATATCGAGGGCGATCCGGTGATTGTGGAGGCAAGCGGCGGGGAGTACAGCGATTTTGCGCGGGTTTCGACTTTTACCGGCCTGCCAACGGTGCTGGGCTGGGGCGGCCACGAGATTCAGTGGCGCGTGAACTGGCTGAACGATCCGGCCAACGCCGCCGATTTTAACCAGCGTTCGGCTGATCTTGATACGATCTATACCAGCGCAGATGAGGGGCTGGTCATGCAACTGCTGCGCCGCTATCATGCGGGCTATCTCTATGTTGGCGCGTTAGAAAAACAGAAATATCCCAAGGCCGACCTGGGCCGTTTCGCTCAGTTTTTGCCGGTGGTGTATCAGGCGGCGGGTGTGAGTATCTATAAGATTCAGTAA